A portion of the Roseovarius sp. SCSIO 43702 genome contains these proteins:
- a CDS encoding CTP synthase, producing the protein MARYIFITGGVVSSLGKGLASAALGALLQARGFSVRLRKLDPYLNVDPGTMSPFEHGEVFVTDDGAETDLDLGHYERFTGVPARMTDSVSSGRIYSNVLEKERRGDYLGKTIQVVPHVTNEIKEFLRIGEDEVDFMLCEIGGTVGDIEGLPFFEAIRQFSHDLPRGQCIFMHLTLLPYLAASGELKTKPTQHSVKELQSIGIAPDILVCRSEQPIPEKEREKIALFCNVRKEAVVAAYDLNSIYEAPLAYHREGLDQAVLDAFSISPAPRPDLSVWTDVSDRIHNTDGQVNIAIVGKYTQLEDAYKSIKEALTHGGMANRVKVNVDWVDSEIFDTEDPAPHLEGFHAILVPGGFGERGTEGKIKAAQFARTRKIPYLGICLGMQLAVIEAARNVAGITTAGSEEFDHEAGARRFEPVVYHLKEWVQGNEKVKRKVSDDKGGTMRLGAYDATLKDDSRVAEIYGTTSIDERHRHRYEVDIAYRKQLEDCGLVFSGMSPDGRLPEIVEWADHPWFIGVQFHPELKSKPFAPHPLFADFVRAAVETSRLV; encoded by the coding sequence ATGGCGCGATACATCTTCATCACCGGCGGCGTCGTTTCCTCCCTCGGCAAGGGGCTTGCCTCCGCAGCCCTCGGCGCCCTGCTCCAAGCACGGGGTTTCTCGGTCCGCCTGCGCAAGCTCGACCCCTATCTCAATGTCGATCCCGGCACCATGTCGCCCTTCGAACACGGCGAGGTCTTCGTCACCGATGACGGGGCCGAGACCGACCTCGACCTCGGCCATTACGAGCGCTTCACCGGCGTGCCCGCCCGGATGACCGACTCGGTCAGCTCGGGCCGCATCTACTCCAACGTGCTCGAGAAGGAGCGCCGCGGCGACTACCTCGGCAAGACGATCCAGGTCGTTCCCCACGTCACGAACGAGATCAAGGAGTTCCTCCGCATCGGCGAGGACGAGGTCGATTTCATGCTCTGCGAGATCGGCGGCACCGTGGGCGACATCGAGGGACTGCCCTTCTTCGAGGCGATCCGCCAGTTCAGCCACGACCTGCCGCGCGGCCAGTGCATCTTCATGCACCTCACCCTCCTGCCCTATCTCGCGGCCTCGGGCGAGCTCAAGACCAAGCCCACCCAGCACTCGGTGAAGGAGCTGCAATCCATCGGCATCGCGCCCGACATCCTCGTCTGCCGGTCCGAACAGCCGATCCCGGAAAAGGAACGCGAGAAGATCGCGCTTTTCTGCAACGTCCGCAAGGAAGCCGTCGTCGCGGCCTACGACCTCAACTCGATCTACGAAGCTCCCCTCGCCTATCACCGCGAAGGACTCGACCAGGCGGTTCTCGACGCGTTCAGCATCTCGCCCGCGCCGCGGCCCGACCTGTCCGTCTGGACCGACGTGTCCGACCGCATCCACAACACCGACGGCCAGGTCAACATCGCCATCGTGGGCAAGTACACGCAGCTCGAGGACGCCTACAAGTCGATCAAGGAGGCGCTCACCCATGGCGGCATGGCCAACCGCGTGAAGGTCAATGTCGACTGGGTGGATTCCGAGATCTTCGACACCGAGGATCCCGCGCCCCATCTCGAGGGCTTCCACGCGATCCTCGTGCCCGGCGGCTTCGGCGAACGCGGCACCGAGGGCAAGATCAAGGCGGCGCAGTTCGCCCGCACCCGCAAGATCCCCTATCTCGGGATCTGCCTCGGCATGCAGCTCGCCGTGATCGAAGCCGCGCGCAACGTCGCCGGCATCACGACCGCGGGCTCCGAGGAATTCGACCACGAGGCCGGCGCCCGGCGGTTCGAGCCCGTGGTGTATCACCTCAAGGAATGGGTGCAGGGCAACGAGAAGGTGAAACGCAAGGTCTCCGACGACAAGGGTGGCACCATGCGCCTCGGGGCCTATGACGCGACCCTGAAGGACGACAGCCGCGTTGCCGAGATCTACGGCACGACCTCCATCGACGAACGCCATCGCCACCGCTACGAGGTCGACATCGCCTATCGCAAGCAGCTCGAGGATTGCGGTCTCGTCTTCTCGGGCATGTCCCCCGACGGACGCCTCCCCGAGATCGTGGAATGGGCCGATCATCCCTGGTTCATCGGGGTTCAGTTCCACCCCGAGCTGAAATCGAAACCCTTCGCGCCCCACCCGCTCTTCGCCGATTTCGTGCGTGCGGCGGTGGAAACCTCGCGCCTGGTCTGA
- a CDS encoding DUF6497 family protein has protein sequence MRTVFATGLMMLGAAAGAETPERIALPSGGEAWVQEVRAEPEGYGPSYRFRYVQEGFEMNEARFAAVMADLEHLCARHVAPWLLARAPGPQEVVVSLASAPGQFGVADPQIAQVFETYLVENGACIWEEF, from the coding sequence GTGAGGACGGTCTTCGCGACAGGGCTGATGATGCTGGGGGCGGCGGCCGGCGCCGAGACGCCCGAGCGGATCGCGCTGCCTTCGGGCGGGGAGGCCTGGGTGCAGGAGGTGCGCGCGGAGCCCGAGGGCTACGGGCCGTCCTACAGGTTCCGTTACGTTCAGGAGGGGTTCGAGATGAACGAGGCGAGATTCGCCGCGGTGATGGCCGACCTCGAGCATCTCTGCGCGCGGCATGTGGCCCCGTGGCTCTTGGCGCGCGCGCCGGGGCCGCAGGAGGTGGTGGTTTCGCTTGCGTCCGCGCCCGGCCAATTCGGCGTCGCCGATCCGCAGATCGCGCAGGTCTTCGAGACCTACCTGGTCGAGAATGGCGCCTGCATATGGGAGGAATTCTGA
- a CDS encoding acyl-CoA carboxylase subunit beta — MRDILEELEDRRAEARQGGGQARIDAQHERGKLTARERIEILLDEGSFEEFDMFKAHRCTDFGMEQSRPYGDGVVTGWGTINGRMVYVFSQDFTVFGGSLSETHAEKICKIMDMAMQNGAPVIGINDSGGARIQEGVASLAGYAEVFQRNIMASGVIPQISVIMGPCAGGAVYSPAMTDFIMMVKDTSYMFVTGPDVVKTVTNEQVTAEELGGASTHTRKSSVADAAFENDVEALAEVRRLVDFLPLNNRGGVPVRPFFDTPERIEESLDTLIPDNPNMPYDMKELIFKLGDEGDFYEIQENFAKNIITGFIRLEGRTVGVVANQPMVLAGCLDIDSSRKAARFVRFCDAFEIPILTLVDVPGFLPGTGQEHGGVIKHGAKLLFAYGEATVPKVTVITRKAYGGAYDVMASKHLRGDFNYAWPTAEIAVMGAKGASEIIHRKDAGDPEKLAQHTKDYEDRFANPFVAAERGFIDEVIMPHSTRKRICRAFASLRNKSLSNPWKKHDNIPL; from the coding sequence ATGCGCGACATTCTGGAGGAACTCGAAGATCGGCGCGCCGAGGCGCGGCAGGGCGGCGGGCAGGCGCGGATCGACGCGCAGCACGAACGCGGCAAGCTCACCGCGCGGGAGCGGATCGAGATCCTGCTCGACGAGGGCAGTTTCGAGGAATTCGACATGTTCAAGGCGCATCGCTGCACCGATTTCGGCATGGAGCAGAGCCGCCCCTATGGCGACGGCGTGGTCACCGGCTGGGGCACGATCAACGGGCGCATGGTCTATGTCTTCAGCCAGGATTTCACGGTCTTCGGCGGATCGCTGTCGGAAACCCATGCCGAGAAGATCTGCAAGATCATGGACATGGCGATGCAGAACGGCGCCCCCGTGATCGGCATCAACGACAGTGGCGGCGCGCGTATCCAGGAAGGGGTGGCGAGCCTTGCGGGCTATGCCGAGGTGTTCCAGCGCAACATCATGGCGAGCGGGGTCATCCCGCAGATCAGCGTCATCATGGGCCCCTGCGCGGGCGGCGCGGTCTATAGCCCAGCGATGACCGATTTCATCATGATGGTGAAGGACACGTCCTACATGTTCGTGACCGGGCCGGACGTGGTCAAGACCGTCACCAACGAGCAGGTGACGGCCGAGGAACTCGGCGGCGCGTCGACGCATACCCGCAAGTCGAGCGTTGCGGACGCCGCCTTCGAGAACGACGTGGAGGCGCTGGCCGAGGTGCGCAGGCTGGTGGATTTCCTGCCGCTCAACAATCGCGGCGGCGTGCCCGTGCGTCCCTTCTTCGACACGCCCGAGCGCATCGAGGAGAGCCTCGACACGCTGATCCCCGACAACCCCAACATGCCCTATGACATGAAGGAGTTGATCTTCAAGCTGGGCGACGAGGGGGATTTCTACGAGATACAGGAGAATTTCGCGAAGAACATCATCACCGGCTTCATCCGCCTCGAGGGGCGCACGGTGGGGGTGGTGGCCAACCAGCCGATGGTGCTGGCCGGGTGTCTCGACATCGATTCGAGCCGCAAGGCCGCGCGGTTCGTGCGGTTCTGCGACGCGTTCGAGATCCCGATCCTGACGCTGGTGGACGTTCCGGGCTTCCTTCCCGGCACGGGGCAGGAGCATGGCGGCGTGATCAAGCACGGCGCCAAGCTTCTCTTCGCCTATGGCGAGGCCACGGTGCCCAAGGTGACGGTGATCACGCGCAAGGCCTATGGCGGCGCCTACGACGTGATGGCGTCGAAGCATCTGCGGGGCGATTTCAACTATGCCTGGCCCACGGCCGAGATCGCGGTGATGGGGGCGAAGGGCGCGTCGGAGATCATCCACCGCAAGGACGCGGGCGACCCCGAGAAGCTGGCCCAGCATACGAAGGATTACGAGGACCGGTTCGCCAATCCCTTCGTGGCCGCCGAACGCGGGTTCATCGACGAGGTGATCATGCCCCATTCGACGCGCAAGCGCATCTGCCGCGCCTTCGCCAGCCTGCGCAACAAGTCGCTGAGCAACCCGTGGAAGAAGCACGACAACATCCCGTTGTGA
- a CDS encoding multidrug effflux MFS transporter, translating into MTDRPEIRFLDRSTPPHILTLIVLAGISALALNIFLPSLPGMTAYFRTDYRIMQLSVAVYLGVNAVMQLFVGPLSDKLGRRPVILGGILLFLVATFGCMLARDVAVFLAFRMMQAGIVVAMVLSRAIVRDMVPQDRAASMIGYVTMGMAVVPMIGPAIGGLLDELFGWQATFALLLVLGLATLALVWFDLGETAPRSELGLLRQFAEYPELLRAPRFWGYALATGLSSGSFFAYLGGAPFVGEQVFALAPSEIGFYFGAPAIGYFLGNFLSGRFSVQIGVNRMVFWGTLINAGGIALNLALFQVGAANAITFFGLMSLMGLGNGMSIPNATAGALSVRPHLAGTASGLAGALMIGLGAALSAAAGAALSPETGATPLLWIMLATALPAIAAILFVMRRETRLGLA; encoded by the coding sequence ATGACCGACCGCCCCGAAATCCGCTTCCTCGACCGCTCCACGCCGCCGCATATCCTGACGCTCATCGTGCTCGCGGGGATTTCGGCGCTCGCGCTCAACATCTTTCTGCCGAGCCTTCCGGGCATGACCGCCTATTTCCGGACCGACTACCGGATCATGCAGCTTTCGGTCGCGGTCTATCTCGGCGTCAACGCGGTCATGCAGCTCTTCGTCGGCCCGCTCTCGGACAAGCTCGGGCGCCGGCCGGTGATCCTCGGGGGCATCCTGCTCTTTCTGGTGGCCACCTTCGGCTGCATGCTGGCGCGCGACGTGGCGGTCTTTCTCGCCTTCCGCATGATGCAGGCGGGCATCGTCGTCGCCATGGTGCTGAGCCGCGCCATCGTCCGCGACATGGTGCCCCAGGACCGCGCCGCCTCGATGATCGGCTATGTTACGATGGGCATGGCCGTGGTCCCCATGATCGGACCCGCGATCGGCGGCCTCCTCGACGAGCTCTTCGGTTGGCAGGCAACCTTCGCGCTCCTGCTCGTGCTTGGCCTCGCGACCCTCGCGCTCGTCTGGTTCGACCTCGGCGAAACGGCCCCGCGCAGCGAACTGGGCCTCCTGCGCCAATTCGCCGAATACCCCGAACTCCTGCGCGCGCCCCGCTTCTGGGGCTACGCGCTCGCCACCGGGCTCTCGTCGGGCTCGTTCTTCGCCTATCTCGGCGGTGCGCCCTTCGTGGGCGAACAGGTCTTCGCCCTCGCCCCGTCCGAAATCGGGTTCTATTTCGGCGCGCCCGCCATCGGCTATTTCCTGGGCAATTTCCTGTCGGGCCGCTTCTCGGTGCAGATCGGGGTGAACCGTATGGTCTTCTGGGGCACGCTCATCAACGCGGGCGGCATCGCGCTGAACCTCGCGCTTTTCCAGGTGGGGGCGGCCAACGCGATCACCTTCTTCGGGCTGATGTCGCTGATGGGTCTCGGCAACGGCATGTCGATCCCCAACGCCACGGCGGGGGCGCTCTCGGTGCGGCCACACCTGGCGGGCACCGCGTCGGGCCTCGCGGGCGCGCTGATGATCGGGCTCGGCGCGGCGCTCTCGGCAGCGGCGGGCGCGGCACTCTCGCCTGAGACGGGCGCCACGCCGCTTCTGTGGATCATGCTCGCCACCGCCCTCCCCGCCATCGCGGCCATCCTCTTCGTCATGCGGCGCGAGACGCGGCTCGGGCTGGCTTGA
- a CDS encoding HNH endonuclease, with protein sequence MVKLVLLHKADSIYEDEPDTVYDFPRRYLRAVEEAVGDWIVYYEPVKAGPRGYFAVARISRVIPKLGVAGRYLALIAPGSYLPLDREVPRLIEGRPVESLLADGEGRPTIGGLNQSAVRRLPEADFARIVDMGLPQDLERIEAARYERDADAMEDAGATFARPVVERLTRRAYRDVAFRRKVREAYGYRCAMSGLQLRNGGGRPEVEAAHIRPVAHGGSDAVRNGLALSGTLHWMFDRGLVSVAEDCETILVSGNKVPGDVVDRLLPRDGKLLRPAHPRDWPHPVNLRWHRENVFGQVSPEGAAPWEGCAP encoded by the coding sequence ATGGTGAAACTGGTTCTCCTGCACAAGGCCGACTCGATCTACGAGGATGAGCCCGACACGGTCTATGACTTTCCGCGGCGGTATCTGCGCGCCGTGGAAGAGGCCGTGGGGGACTGGATCGTCTATTACGAGCCGGTCAAGGCCGGACCGCGCGGGTATTTCGCGGTGGCGAGGATCTCACGGGTGATCCCGAAGCTGGGTGTGGCGGGGCGATACCTCGCGCTGATCGCGCCGGGCAGTTATCTGCCGCTCGACCGCGAGGTGCCGCGCCTGATCGAGGGTCGCCCGGTCGAGAGCCTGCTGGCCGATGGCGAGGGGCGGCCCACGATCGGCGGCCTGAACCAGAGCGCCGTGCGGCGCCTGCCCGAGGCGGATTTCGCGCGGATCGTCGACATGGGCCTGCCGCAGGACCTGGAGCGGATCGAGGCGGCGCGATACGAGCGCGACGCGGACGCCATGGAGGACGCCGGCGCGACCTTCGCGCGCCCGGTGGTGGAGCGGTTGACGCGCCGGGCCTATCGGGATGTCGCGTTCCGCCGGAAGGTGCGGGAGGCTTATGGGTATCGCTGTGCCATGTCGGGCCTGCAACTGCGCAATGGCGGCGGGCGGCCGGAGGTTGAGGCCGCGCATATCCGGCCCGTCGCGCATGGCGGGAGCGATGCCGTGCGCAACGGGCTGGCGCTTTCGGGCACGTTGCACTGGATGTTCGACCGGGGGCTCGTCTCGGTGGCGGAGGATTGCGAGACGATCCTTGTATCAGGCAACAAGGTACCCGGGGACGTGGTGGATCGGCTTCTGCCTCGGGACGGCAAGCTCTTGCGCCCCGCGCATCCGCGGGATTGGCCGCATCCGGTCAATCTGCGGTGGCATCGCGAGAACGTGTTCGGGCAGGTCAGTCCCGAAGGCGCTGCACCGTGGGAGGGATGCGCGCCCTGA
- a CDS encoding DUF4174 domain-containing protein produces MKRGFSMFFGVLMASSVLAADGAAIPGDEVLIGPMDTDLSEFLWKKRPLVVFADSENDPRFIQQMDKVTARLDDLAERDVIVLTDTNAGERTELRDRFHPRGFMIVLLSKDGSIVLRRPAPRDVRELSRSIDKLPLRQQEIRDRRGIGDDERAQ; encoded by the coding sequence ATGAAACGCGGTTTTTCCATGTTTTTCGGGGTGTTGATGGCGTCCTCCGTGCTCGCGGCGGATGGCGCGGCCATCCCCGGCGACGAGGTGCTCATCGGCCCGATGGACACCGATTTGAGCGAATTTTTATGGAAAAAGCGGCCGCTCGTCGTCTTCGCCGACAGCGAGAACGACCCCCGCTTCATCCAGCAGATGGACAAGGTCACGGCGCGGCTCGATGACCTGGCCGAGCGTGATGTCATCGTGCTGACCGACACCAATGCCGGTGAGCGCACCGAATTGCGCGATCGCTTCCACCCGCGCGGCTTCATGATCGTGCTTCTGTCCAAGGACGGGTCCATCGTGCTGCGCCGGCCAGCGCCGCGCGACGTGCGCGAATTGTCGCGCTCGATCGACAAGCTGCCGCTCCGCCAGCAGGAAATCCGCGACCGCCGCGGCATCGGCGACGACGAACGCGCCCAGTAG
- the scpA gene encoding methylmalonyl-CoA mutase: MGRKEDDWRKIAEKELRGRSLDDLTWHTLEGIAVKPLYTDEDLEGVDHLGTIPGQAPFTRGVKATMYAGRPWTIRQYAGFSTAEESNAFYRRNLAAGQQGVSVAFDLATHRGYDSDHPRVEGDVGKAGVAIDSVEDMKILFDGIPLDQVSVSMTMNGAVIPVLASFIVAGEEQGHDRSVLSGTIQNDILKEFMVRNTYIYPPEPSMRIVSDIIEYTANEMPRFNSISISGYHMQEAGADLVQELAFTLADGKEYVQAAIDAGMDVDRFAGRLSFFFAIGKNFFMEAAKLRAARLLWHRIMEGFGAKEDRSKMLRTHCQTSGVSLQEQDPYNNVIRTAYEAMSAVLGGTQSLHTNALDEAIALPTDFSARIARNTQLILQEETGITNVVDPLAGSYYVERLTHELAEAAWKVIGEIDEMGGMTKAVASGMPKLRIEESAATRQAMIDRGEEVIVGVNKYRKDKEDPIDILDVDNVKVREGQVAALARIREGRDQAACDAALDELTRRAGEGGNLLEAAVEAARARATVGEISMAMEKVFGRHRAEVKTLAGVYGKAYEGDEGFAAIQKSVEEFAEAEGRRPRMLVVKMGQDGHDRGAKVIATAFADIGFDVDVGPLFQTPEEAAQDAIDNDVHVIGISSQAAGHKTLAPKLIQALEENDAGDIIVICGGVIPQQDYEFLRKAGVKAIFGPGTNIPEAAQDILKLIRETRG, encoded by the coding sequence ATGGGACGCAAGGAAGACGACTGGCGTAAGATCGCGGAAAAGGAGCTTCGCGGCCGCAGTCTCGACGATCTGACGTGGCACACGCTCGAAGGGATCGCGGTCAAGCCGCTCTACACCGACGAGGATCTCGAGGGGGTCGATCACCTGGGCACGATCCCGGGGCAGGCGCCGTTCACGCGGGGCGTGAAGGCCACGATGTATGCGGGCCGCCCCTGGACCATCCGGCAATATGCGGGGTTCTCGACGGCCGAGGAATCGAACGCCTTCTACCGCCGCAACCTCGCCGCCGGGCAACAGGGCGTGTCGGTCGCCTTCGACCTGGCAACGCATCGCGGCTATGACAGCGACCATCCCCGTGTCGAGGGGGACGTGGGGAAGGCCGGTGTCGCCATCGACTCGGTCGAGGACATGAAGATCCTTTTCGACGGCATCCCGCTTGATCAGGTGAGCGTCTCGATGACGATGAACGGCGCGGTGATCCCCGTGCTGGCGAGCTTCATCGTCGCGGGCGAGGAGCAGGGGCACGACAGGTCGGTCCTGTCGGGGACGATCCAGAACGATATCCTCAAGGAGTTCATGGTTCGCAACACCTATATCTATCCGCCCGAACCCTCGATGCGGATCGTGTCGGACATCATCGAATACACCGCGAACGAGATGCCGCGCTTCAACTCGATCTCGATCTCGGGCTATCACATGCAGGAGGCGGGTGCGGACCTTGTGCAGGAACTGGCCTTCACGCTCGCGGACGGGAAGGAATACGTGCAGGCCGCCATCGACGCTGGCATGGACGTGGACCGTTTCGCCGGGCGGCTCTCGTTCTTCTTCGCCATCGGCAAGAATTTCTTCATGGAGGCGGCCAAGCTCCGGGCCGCGCGCCTGCTATGGCATCGGATCATGGAGGGGTTCGGCGCCAAGGAGGACCGCTCGAAGATGCTGCGCACGCATTGCCAGACGAGCGGCGTGTCCTTGCAGGAGCAGGATCCCTACAACAACGTGATCCGCACCGCCTACGAGGCGATGAGCGCGGTGCTGGGCGGCACGCAGTCGCTGCATACCAACGCGCTTGATGAGGCGATCGCGCTGCCCACCGATTTCAGCGCGCGCATCGCACGCAACACGCAGTTGATCCTGCAGGAGGAAACGGGGATCACCAACGTGGTCGATCCGCTGGCCGGGTCCTACTATGTTGAGCGGCTCACCCACGAACTGGCCGAGGCGGCGTGGAAGGTGATCGGCGAGATCGACGAGATGGGCGGCATGACCAAGGCCGTCGCGAGCGGCATGCCGAAGCTCAGGATCGAGGAAAGCGCGGCCACGCGGCAGGCGATGATCGACCGCGGCGAGGAGGTGATCGTGGGCGTCAACAAGTACCGCAAGGACAAGGAGGACCCGATCGACATCCTCGACGTGGACAACGTCAAGGTCCGCGAGGGACAGGTGGCCGCGCTCGCGCGCATTCGCGAGGGCCGCGACCAGGCAGCCTGTGACGCGGCATTGGACGAGTTGACGCGCCGCGCGGGCGAGGGGGGCAACCTTCTCGAGGCGGCCGTCGAGGCGGCGCGCGCACGCGCCACGGTGGGAGAGATCAGCATGGCGATGGAAAAGGTGTTCGGGCGGCATCGGGCGGAGGTCAAGACGCTGGCCGGGGTCTATGGCAAGGCCTACGAGGGCGACGAGGGCTTCGCCGCGATCCAGAAATCGGTGGAGGAGTTCGCCGAGGCCGAGGGCCGCCGGCCGCGCATGCTGGTGGTCAAGATGGGTCAGGACGGGCATGACCGGGGCGCGAAGGTGATCGCCACGGCCTTTGCCGACATCGGCTTCGACGTCGACGTGGGCCCGCTGTTCCAGACGCCCGAGGAGGCCGCGCAGGACGCCATCGACAACGACGTGCACGTGATCGGCATCTCGTCGCAGGCGGCGGGGCACAAGACGTTGGCGCCGAAGCTGATCCAGGCGCTCGAGGAGAACGACGCGGGCGATATCATCGTGATTTGCGGCGGAGTGATCCCGCAGCAGGATTACGAGTTTCTGAGGAAGGCGGGCGTGAAGGCCATCTTCGGTCCGGGCACGAACATTCCAGAAGCGGCGCAGGATATCCTCAAACTCATTCGCGAGACGCGGGGGTAA
- a CDS encoding acetyl/propionyl/methylcrotonyl-CoA carboxylase subunit alpha → MFKKILIANRGEIACRVIKTARKMGIATVAIYSDADRNALHVKMADEAVHIGPAPANQSYIVIDKVMDAIRQTGAEAVHPGYGFLSENAKFAEALEKEGVAFIGPPKGAIEAMGDKITSKRIAQEAGVSTVPGVMGLIEDAEEAVKISGEIGYPVMIKASAGGGGKGMRIAWNDEEAREGFQSSKNEAASSFGDDRIFIEKFVTQPRHIEIQVLCDTHGNGIYLGERECSIQRRNQKVIEEAPSPFLDEETRRAMGEQAVALAQAVDYASAGTVEFIVDGERNFYFLEMNTRLQVEHPVTELITGVDLVEQMIRVAAGDKLSMTQEDVTLTGWAMESRVYAEDPYRGFLPSIGRLTTYRPPEEVAAGPLAESGKWQDEAREGETAVRNDTGVYDGGEISMYYDPMIAKLCTWGKDRATAIEAMRVALDSFEIEGIGHNLPFLSAVMDHPKFVAGEMTTAFIAEEYPDGFEGVQLAPDTLRRVAAAAAAMHRVAEIRRTRVSGRMDNHERHVGEDWVVTLQGESHRVNIAADRQGSSVAFEDGTTLRVASDWTPGQRLARLEVDGAPLVLKVNKVPGGFRIRTRGAELICHVRTPRQAELAALMPEKKEADTSKLLLCPMPGLVVKLHVEEGAEVQEGQALATVEAMKMENILRAERKGVVAKVNAAEGDSLAVDDVIMEFE, encoded by the coding sequence ATGTTCAAGAAAATCCTGATCGCGAACCGCGGCGAGATCGCATGCCGCGTGATCAAGACCGCGCGCAAGATGGGGATCGCCACGGTTGCGATCTATTCCGATGCCGACCGCAACGCGCTGCATGTGAAGATGGCGGACGAGGCGGTGCATATCGGCCCGGCGCCCGCCAACCAGTCCTATATCGTGATCGACAAGGTGATGGACGCGATCCGCCAGACGGGTGCCGAGGCGGTGCATCCCGGCTATGGCTTCCTGAGCGAGAACGCGAAATTCGCCGAGGCGCTGGAGAAGGAAGGCGTGGCCTTCATCGGGCCGCCCAAGGGGGCGATCGAGGCGATGGGCGACAAGATCACCTCGAAGAGGATCGCGCAGGAGGCGGGGGTCAGCACCGTGCCGGGGGTCATGGGTCTCATCGAGGATGCCGAGGAGGCGGTGAAGATCTCGGGCGAGATCGGCTACCCGGTGATGATCAAGGCCAGCGCCGGGGGCGGCGGCAAGGGCATGCGCATCGCCTGGAACGACGAGGAGGCGCGCGAGGGCTTCCAGAGTTCGAAGAACGAGGCGGCGTCGAGTTTCGGCGACGACCGTATCTTCATCGAGAAATTCGTGACGCAACCGCGTCATATCGAGATCCAGGTGCTGTGCGACACCCACGGCAACGGCATCTACCTGGGAGAGCGGGAATGTTCGATCCAGCGGCGGAACCAGAAGGTGATCGAGGAGGCGCCGAGCCCGTTCCTCGACGAGGAGACGCGCCGCGCCATGGGCGAGCAGGCCGTCGCGCTGGCACAGGCGGTGGATTACGCGAGCGCGGGCACGGTCGAGTTCATCGTGGACGGGGAGCGGAACTTCTATTTCCTCGAGATGAACACGCGCCTCCAGGTGGAGCATCCGGTGACGGAACTGATCACCGGGGTGGACCTCGTGGAGCAGATGATACGGGTCGCGGCGGGGGACAAGCTGTCGATGACGCAGGAGGACGTGACGCTCACCGGGTGGGCGATGGAGAGCCGGGTCTATGCAGAAGACCCCTATCGCGGCTTCCTGCCGTCGATCGGGCGTTTGACCACCTATCGCCCGCCCGAGGAAGTGGCCGCCGGGCCGCTGGCGGAAAGCGGCAAGTGGCAGGACGAGGCGCGCGAAGGCGAGACCGCCGTGCGCAATGACACCGGCGTCTATGACGGTGGCGAGATCAGCATGTATTACGACCCGATGATCGCGAAGCTCTGCACCTGGGGCAAGGATCGCGCGACGGCGATCGAGGCGATGCGCGTGGCGCTCGACTCCTTCGAGATCGAGGGGATCGGGCACAACCTGCCGTTCCTGAGCGCGGTGATGGATCACCCGAAATTCGTGGCAGGCGAGATGACGACGGCCTTCATCGCCGAGGAATATCCCGATGGGTTCGAAGGGGTGCAACTGGCCCCCGATACGCTGCGCCGCGTTGCGGCGGCGGCGGCGGCGATGCACCGGGTGGCCGAGATCCGGCGCACGCGGGTCTCGGGGCGGATGGACAACCACGAGCGGCACGTGGGCGAGGACTGGGTCGTCACGCTTCAGGGTGAAAGCCACCGGGTGAACATCGCCGCCGACCGGCAGGGATCATCGGTGGCGTTCGAGGACGGCACGACGCTGCGCGTGGCGAGCGACTGGACGCCGGGGCAGCGCCTTGCGCGGCTCGAGGTCGATGGCGCACCGCTGGTCCTGAAGGTGAACAAGGTGCCGGGCGGGTTCCGCATCCGCACGCGGGGGGCCGAGCTGATCTGTCACGTGCGCACGCCGCGCCAGGCGGAGCTTGCCGCGCTCATGCCCGAGAAGAAGGAGGCCGATACGTCGAAGCTGCTGCTGTGTCCGATGCCGGGGCTGGTGGTGAAGCTGCACGTCGAAGAAGGCGCCGAGGTGCAGGAAGGCCAGGCGCTTGCCACGGTCGAGGCCATGAAGATGGAGAACATCCTGCGCGCCGAGCGCAAGGGCGTCGTCGCGAAGGTCAACGCGGCCGAGGGCGACAGCCTGGCGGTCGACGACGTGATCATGGAGTTCGAGTGA